Proteins encoded together in one Candidatus Nitrosocaldus cavascurensis window:
- a CDS encoding site-specific integrase, translating into MRVLKRLVHYAKHREVAEGEGSYCKEAAHIKPDRYNRKAMREETVRATDLLSKEEFLKLVDAVARVSRYPARDRALLYVMYEFASRPSELLNMRIGDIVFHEGYVEITTKGKTGKDTHTCALIQCIKGLV; encoded by the coding sequence TTGAGGGTTCTTAAGAGGCTAGTGCACTATGCAAAGCATAGGGAGGTTGCAGAGGGTGAAGGTAGTTACTGCAAGGAGGCAGCGCACATAAAGCCAGATCGCTACAATAGGAAGGCTATGAGGGAAGAGACTGTAAGGGCTACAGACCTCCTCAGCAAGGAGGAGTTCCTTAAACTTGTTGATGCGGTAGCAAGAGTGAGCAGGTATCCAGCAAGGGATAGAGCGCTATTATATGTAATGTATGAGTTTGCCTCAAGACCATCTGAGCTCTTGAATATGCGTATAGGTGATATAGTATTCCATGAGGGGTATGTTGAGATTACCACGAAGGGTAAGACCGGTAAAGACACTCACACTTGTGCTCTCATACAGTGCATTAAGGGATTGGTATGA
- a CDS encoding MoaD/ThiS family protein codes for MVKIKVRLLGGVKRLLGRDVIDLDAEGEVITLKDLLALLASMSMNRDANGLLAPSNLLVVINGKEASLLGGFDAVIKDGDQVSILTVVHGGCL; via the coding sequence ATGGTTAAGATTAAGGTAAGATTACTTGGAGGTGTTAAGAGATTGCTAGGAAGAGATGTTATTGATCTTGATGCAGAGGGCGAGGTGATCACTCTAAAAGACTTGCTTGCACTCTTGGCATCCATGAGTATGAATAGAGATGCAAATGGCTTACTTGCTCCAAGCAACCTGCTCGTTGTTATAAATGGGAAGGAAGCCTCACTCCTTGGAGGGTTTGATGCGGTTATAAAGGATGGGGATCAGGTTAGCATCCTAACAGTTGTACATGGTGGTTGCTTATAG